In Oenanthe melanoleuca isolate GR-GAL-2019-014 linkage group LGE22, OMel1.0, whole genome shotgun sequence, the following proteins share a genomic window:
- the RAPGEF3 gene encoding rap guanine nucleotide exchange factor 3 isoform X2: MKLRGAGPGAAAAGGARGDAGLEPGTGGAAPQPPAGPGADGARVSALLGRMHLFRSSSYEVRLEGAGGSLPPIQGIRWTPLLDSESSLDYGHSITQASSGRVWRAGKLLLAHLSSARPGLIRDHKRHLRHHRQCCSGKALVDSLLSSGAVPTRGQAVGIGQVLLDSGVLTHVRQEWHFQDKDSQFYRLAEPEPSPEPGPGDPEGLPEALGLLAQLGPDALLATALRKPPAQRTQDELELIFEELLHIKAVAHLSNSVKRELAAVLVFEGHQRAGTVLFSQGDKGTSWYIIWKGSVNVVTHGKGLVATLHEGDDFGQLALVNDAPRAATILLREDNCHFLRVDKRDFHRILKDVEANTVRLKEHGRVVLVLQRDLQGGPAASARSGRFLVMAGTPEKILEHLLEFMRLDATLYDPVDTLLGDFLLTYTVFMPTSQLCRALLHHFRAEPLEGSERDKAAYSLRKRRKVLRLVSQWVLLYGRLLQGDRSTTALLQNLADLASRDPQLGGLGQEQGQERRRPRALENGDGSVSPQPKSRSSGIWLGSPEEPILDSTSALRAQDKVPYEIFRADHSCLVPVLPVNASVRDVLRALAPRLGRDRDRDRELVLVRVNSAGDRAVLPQDAVGVFTALGLNERLFVVSVDELGSLTPHPEQLGPHAGSSDTLDLISSKELASHLTDYDWSLFKSIHQVEMIHYIVGPQQFHEVATANLARVMRRFNELQFWVATELCLCPELGRRAQLLRKFIKLAAHLKEQKNLNSFFAVMFGVGNTAVTRLAKTWERLPHKIRKLHSALERMLDPSWNHRVYRLAVAKLSPPIIPFVPLLLKDMTFIHEGNRTLAENLINFEKMHMMAKTVRVLQRCRGHAHAPLSPLRTRSSHRPEDAKAIRISTCSEQSLSVRSPVCTWAYLQHLRAIDSQKELLRLSRELEP, translated from the exons ATGAAGctgcgcggggccgggccgggggcagcggcggccggGGGCGCTCGGGGGGACGCGGGGCTGGAACCGGGAACCGGCGGcgccgccccgcagccccccgcgGGTCCCGGCGCGGACGGAGCGCGGGTCTCGGCGCTGCTCGGGAGGATGCACTTGTTCCGGAGCTCCAGCTACGAGGTGCGGCTGGAGGGGGCCGGGGGGAGCCTGCCCCCCATCCAGGGGATCCGCTGG ACCCCGCTCCTGGACTCGGAATCCAGCCTGGACTATGGACACAGCATCACCCAG GCATCCTCGGGGCGGGTTTGGCGAGCGGGGAAGCTCCTGCTCGCCCACCTgagcagcgcccggcccggcctcaTCCGCGACCACAAACGTCACCTGCGGCACCACCG gcagtgctgctcgGGCAAGGCTCTCGTGGACTCGCTGCTGAGCTCGGGCGCGGTCCCCACGCGCGGCCAGGCCGTGGGCATcgggcaggtgctgctggacagCGGCGTGCTGACCCACG TGCGGCAGGAGTGGCACTTCCAGGACAAGGACAGTCAGTTCTATCGCCTCGCCGAGCCGGAGCCGAGCCCCGAGCCGGGCCCGGGGGACCCCGAGGGGCTGCCGGAGGCGCTGGGGCTGCTGGCGCAGCTCGGCCCCGACGCGCTGCTCGCCACGGCCCTGCGCAAGCC GCCCGCCCAGCGCACGCAGGACGAGCTGGAGCTGATTTTCGAGGAGCTGCTTCACATCAAAGCCGTGGCTCATCTCTCCAACTCG GTGAAACGGGAGCTGGCGGCCGTGCTCGTGTTCGAGGGGCACCAGCGAGCGGGCACCGTCC TTTTCAGCCAAGGTGACAAAGGCACCTCCTGGTACATCATCTGGAAGGGCTCGGTCAACGTGGTCACCCACGGCAAG ggcctgGTGGCCACCCTGCACGAGGGGGACGATTTCGGGCAGCTGGCGCTGGTGAACGACGCGCCGCGCGCGGCCACCATCCTGCTGCGGGAGGACAACTGCCACTTCCTGCGCGTGGACAAGCGCGACTTCCACCGCATCCTCAAG GACGTGGAGGCCAACACGGTGCGGCTGAAGGAGCACGGGCgggtggtgctggtgctgcagagggacctgcaGGGCGGCCCCGCGGCCTCGGCGCGCAGCGGCAG GTTCCTGGTGATGGCCGGGACCCCCGAGAAGATCCTGGAGCACCTGCTGGAGTTCATGAGGCTCGATGCCACCCTCTACGACCCCGTGG ACACGCTGCTGGGCGATTTCCTGCTCACCTACACCGTGTTCATGCCGACCTCGCAGCTCTGCCGGGCGCTGCTGCACCA TTTCCGCGCGGAGCCGCTGGAGGGCTCGGAGCGGGACAAGGCCGCCTATTCCCTGCGCAAGCGGCGCAAGGTCCTGCGGCTCGTCAGCCAGTGGGTGCTGCTCTACGGGCGGCTGCTGCAGGGCGACCGCAGCACCACGGCCCTGCTGCAG AACCTGGCGGACCTGGCGAGCCGGGACCCCCAGCTGGGCGGGctgggccaggagcagggccaggagaggCGGCGACCCCGAGC GCTGGAGAACGGTGACGGCAGCGTGTCCCCCCAACCCAAG TCCCGCAGTTCGGGAATTTGGCTCGGGAGCCCCGAGGAGCCGATCCTGGACAGCACCAGCGCCCTGAGAGCGCAGGACAAAG tgccctaCGAGATCTTCAGGGCCGACCACTCGTGCCTGGTGCCGGTGCTGCCCGTGAACGCCTCGGTGCGGGACGTGCTGCGGGCGCTGGCGCCGCGGCTgggccgggaccgggaccgggaccgggagcTCGTGCTGGTCCGGGTGAACTCGGCCGGAG ACAGAGCGGTGCTGCCGCAGGACGCCGTGGGCGTGTTCACGGCGCTGGGCCTCAACGAGAGGCTGTTCGTGGTCAGCGTGGACGAGCTGGGCAGCCTG ACCCCCCACCCGGAGCAGCTGGGCCCCCACGCGGGTTCCTCGGACACGCTGGACCTGATCAGCTCCAAGGAACTGGCCAGCCACCTGACGGACTATGACTGGAGCCTCTTCAAGAGCATCCACCAG GTGGAAATGATCCACTACATCGTGGGCCCGCAGCAGTTCCACGAGGTGGCCACGGCCAACCTGGCGCGGGTGATGCGGCGCTTCAACGAGCTGCAGTTCTGGGTGGCCACcgagctgtgcctgtgccccgAGCTCGGGCGGCGAGCGCAGCTCCTGCGCAAGTTCATCAAACTGGCGGCGCA CCTCAAGGAGCAGAAGAACCTGAATTCCTTCTTCGCGGTGATGTTCGGTGTGGGCAACACGGCCGTGACCCGGCTGGCCAAGACCTGGGAg AGGTTGCCCCACAAGATCCGGAAGCTGCACTCGGCCCTGGAGAGGATGTTG gaCCCGTCGTGGAACCACCGCGTTTACCGCCTGGCCGTGGCCAAGCTGAGCCCCCCCATCATCCCCTTCGTGCCCCTGCTGCTCAAAG ACATGACCTTCATCCACGAGGGGAACCGCACGCTGGCCGAGAACCTCATCAACTTCGAGAAGATG CACATGATGGCCAAAACCGTGCGAGTCCTGCAGCGCTGCCGGGGCCACGCACACG ccccgctgtccccgctccgGACCCGCTCCTCGCACCGGCCCGAGGACGCCAAGGCCATCAGGATCTCCACGT GCTCGGAGCAGTCCCTGAGCGTGAGGAGCCCCGTGTGCACCTGGGCCTACCTGCAGCACCTGAGGGCCATCGACAgccagaaggagctgctgaggctgtCCCGGGAGCTGGAGCCCTGA
- the RAPGEF3 gene encoding rap guanine nucleotide exchange factor 3 isoform X1, with amino-acid sequence MKLRGAGPGAAAAGGARGDAGLEPGTGGAAPQPPAGPGADGARVSALLGRMHLFRSSSYEVRLEGAGGSLPPIQGIRWTPLLDSESSLDYGHSITQASSGRVWRAGKLLLAHLSSARPGLIRDHKRHLRHHRQCCSGKALVDSLLSSGAVPTRGQAVGIGQVLLDSGVLTHVRQEWHFQDKDSQFYRLAEPEPSPEPGPGDPEGLPEALGLLAQLGPDALLATALRKPPAQRTQDELELIFEELLHIKAVAHLSNSVKRELAAVLVFEGHQRAGTVLFSQGDKGTSWYIIWKGSVNVVTHGKGLVATLHEGDDFGQLALVNDAPRAATILLREDNCHFLRVDKRDFHRILKDVEANTVRLKEHGRVVLVLQRDLQGGPAASARSGSRFLVMAGTPEKILEHLLEFMRLDATLYDPVDTLLGDFLLTYTVFMPTSQLCRALLHHFRAEPLEGSERDKAAYSLRKRRKVLRLVSQWVLLYGRLLQGDRSTTALLQNLADLASRDPQLGGLGQEQGQERRRPRALENGDGSVSPQPKSRSSGIWLGSPEEPILDSTSALRAQDKVPYEIFRADHSCLVPVLPVNASVRDVLRALAPRLGRDRDRDRELVLVRVNSAGDRAVLPQDAVGVFTALGLNERLFVVSVDELGSLTPHPEQLGPHAGSSDTLDLISSKELASHLTDYDWSLFKSIHQVEMIHYIVGPQQFHEVATANLARVMRRFNELQFWVATELCLCPELGRRAQLLRKFIKLAAHLKEQKNLNSFFAVMFGVGNTAVTRLAKTWERLPHKIRKLHSALERMLDPSWNHRVYRLAVAKLSPPIIPFVPLLLKDMTFIHEGNRTLAENLINFEKMHMMAKTVRVLQRCRGHAHAPLSPLRTRSSHRPEDAKAIRISTCSEQSLSVRSPVCTWAYLQHLRAIDSQKELLRLSRELEP; translated from the exons ATGAAGctgcgcggggccgggccgggggcagcggcggccggGGGCGCTCGGGGGGACGCGGGGCTGGAACCGGGAACCGGCGGcgccgccccgcagccccccgcgGGTCCCGGCGCGGACGGAGCGCGGGTCTCGGCGCTGCTCGGGAGGATGCACTTGTTCCGGAGCTCCAGCTACGAGGTGCGGCTGGAGGGGGCCGGGGGGAGCCTGCCCCCCATCCAGGGGATCCGCTGG ACCCCGCTCCTGGACTCGGAATCCAGCCTGGACTATGGACACAGCATCACCCAG GCATCCTCGGGGCGGGTTTGGCGAGCGGGGAAGCTCCTGCTCGCCCACCTgagcagcgcccggcccggcctcaTCCGCGACCACAAACGTCACCTGCGGCACCACCG gcagtgctgctcgGGCAAGGCTCTCGTGGACTCGCTGCTGAGCTCGGGCGCGGTCCCCACGCGCGGCCAGGCCGTGGGCATcgggcaggtgctgctggacagCGGCGTGCTGACCCACG TGCGGCAGGAGTGGCACTTCCAGGACAAGGACAGTCAGTTCTATCGCCTCGCCGAGCCGGAGCCGAGCCCCGAGCCGGGCCCGGGGGACCCCGAGGGGCTGCCGGAGGCGCTGGGGCTGCTGGCGCAGCTCGGCCCCGACGCGCTGCTCGCCACGGCCCTGCGCAAGCC GCCCGCCCAGCGCACGCAGGACGAGCTGGAGCTGATTTTCGAGGAGCTGCTTCACATCAAAGCCGTGGCTCATCTCTCCAACTCG GTGAAACGGGAGCTGGCGGCCGTGCTCGTGTTCGAGGGGCACCAGCGAGCGGGCACCGTCC TTTTCAGCCAAGGTGACAAAGGCACCTCCTGGTACATCATCTGGAAGGGCTCGGTCAACGTGGTCACCCACGGCAAG ggcctgGTGGCCACCCTGCACGAGGGGGACGATTTCGGGCAGCTGGCGCTGGTGAACGACGCGCCGCGCGCGGCCACCATCCTGCTGCGGGAGGACAACTGCCACTTCCTGCGCGTGGACAAGCGCGACTTCCACCGCATCCTCAAG GACGTGGAGGCCAACACGGTGCGGCTGAAGGAGCACGGGCgggtggtgctggtgctgcagagggacctgcaGGGCGGCCCCGCGGCCTCGGCGCGCAGCGGCAG CAGGTTCCTGGTGATGGCCGGGACCCCCGAGAAGATCCTGGAGCACCTGCTGGAGTTCATGAGGCTCGATGCCACCCTCTACGACCCCGTGG ACACGCTGCTGGGCGATTTCCTGCTCACCTACACCGTGTTCATGCCGACCTCGCAGCTCTGCCGGGCGCTGCTGCACCA TTTCCGCGCGGAGCCGCTGGAGGGCTCGGAGCGGGACAAGGCCGCCTATTCCCTGCGCAAGCGGCGCAAGGTCCTGCGGCTCGTCAGCCAGTGGGTGCTGCTCTACGGGCGGCTGCTGCAGGGCGACCGCAGCACCACGGCCCTGCTGCAG AACCTGGCGGACCTGGCGAGCCGGGACCCCCAGCTGGGCGGGctgggccaggagcagggccaggagaggCGGCGACCCCGAGC GCTGGAGAACGGTGACGGCAGCGTGTCCCCCCAACCCAAG TCCCGCAGTTCGGGAATTTGGCTCGGGAGCCCCGAGGAGCCGATCCTGGACAGCACCAGCGCCCTGAGAGCGCAGGACAAAG tgccctaCGAGATCTTCAGGGCCGACCACTCGTGCCTGGTGCCGGTGCTGCCCGTGAACGCCTCGGTGCGGGACGTGCTGCGGGCGCTGGCGCCGCGGCTgggccgggaccgggaccgggaccgggagcTCGTGCTGGTCCGGGTGAACTCGGCCGGAG ACAGAGCGGTGCTGCCGCAGGACGCCGTGGGCGTGTTCACGGCGCTGGGCCTCAACGAGAGGCTGTTCGTGGTCAGCGTGGACGAGCTGGGCAGCCTG ACCCCCCACCCGGAGCAGCTGGGCCCCCACGCGGGTTCCTCGGACACGCTGGACCTGATCAGCTCCAAGGAACTGGCCAGCCACCTGACGGACTATGACTGGAGCCTCTTCAAGAGCATCCACCAG GTGGAAATGATCCACTACATCGTGGGCCCGCAGCAGTTCCACGAGGTGGCCACGGCCAACCTGGCGCGGGTGATGCGGCGCTTCAACGAGCTGCAGTTCTGGGTGGCCACcgagctgtgcctgtgccccgAGCTCGGGCGGCGAGCGCAGCTCCTGCGCAAGTTCATCAAACTGGCGGCGCA CCTCAAGGAGCAGAAGAACCTGAATTCCTTCTTCGCGGTGATGTTCGGTGTGGGCAACACGGCCGTGACCCGGCTGGCCAAGACCTGGGAg AGGTTGCCCCACAAGATCCGGAAGCTGCACTCGGCCCTGGAGAGGATGTTG gaCCCGTCGTGGAACCACCGCGTTTACCGCCTGGCCGTGGCCAAGCTGAGCCCCCCCATCATCCCCTTCGTGCCCCTGCTGCTCAAAG ACATGACCTTCATCCACGAGGGGAACCGCACGCTGGCCGAGAACCTCATCAACTTCGAGAAGATG CACATGATGGCCAAAACCGTGCGAGTCCTGCAGCGCTGCCGGGGCCACGCACACG ccccgctgtccccgctccgGACCCGCTCCTCGCACCGGCCCGAGGACGCCAAGGCCATCAGGATCTCCACGT GCTCGGAGCAGTCCCTGAGCGTGAGGAGCCCCGTGTGCACCTGGGCCTACCTGCAGCACCTGAGGGCCATCGACAgccagaaggagctgctgaggctgtCCCGGGAGCTGGAGCCCTGA